Proteins from a single region of Macrobrachium nipponense isolate FS-2020 chromosome 11, ASM1510439v2, whole genome shotgun sequence:
- the LOC135212662 gene encoding trichohyalin-like — translation MEGDERRDLEIPTNKFSSQNVEEEGIRPRKEKKEEQEHDPHQKNEERTREQVRKGKGRKMKEEDLEIPDQEVSSQNVEEEDTDTREEEEQDMTEKKDEDEREQVEEMEEMKEEILEIPDQEVSSQNVEEEDTDTREEEEQDMTEKKDEDEREQVEEMEGGYGHERRRRTDMTEKKDEDEREQVEEMEEMKRRDFWKFLTEPRSFKSKRRRRGYGHERRRRTGHDEKKDETKENRSEEMEEMKEEILEIPDQDFKSKRSKNEDTDTREEEEQDMTEKKDEDEREQVEEMEEMKEEILEIPDQEVSKRRGERRSRKWMIKKKILEIPDQEVSSQNVEEEDTDTREEEEQDMTEKKEEDEREQVEEMEEKEVNEDVLEISDLELSIQTTSKDEEPEFCQEDTVDEVPLEEPQEELEDVTTKEKKEVKLISGDLYEFPLSTKEKRILRKISGEVQEFIRFYNVRLVLPEDDKKEVGHLEGAENRVEMAFLHVQEILDEYEREGHDVEDEEDLDKEVLAPPPEESEQEPEQGLNFAEILKRGRQPEKKEKNPTFFIVQRRTFPVMEEWLEEEDEHEDEDESLDFESDLESLEEEEDCEFEEERHKIIVGISLREVPEDNGQGAVRRRLRKSVPRLVNRLPNEGKEETQEERVPVAKEEEPDHQEEQDHQEEEEPHHQEEQEEDQAPTLNKEEERGSLEVPLEEKGEEHDLTLKEEDERNIQQEENEEIPPEEKECGSQGTEEKIQEEPEKMSNANMAKILPEQKSTAPVANSVKK, via the exons ATGGAAGGAGATGAAAGAAGAGATTTGGAAATTCCGACCAATAAGTTTTCAAGTCAAAACGTCGAAGAAGAGGGAATACGGCCacgaaaagagaagaaagaagaacagGAACATGACCCTCACCAGAAGAACGAAGAACGAACCAGAGAACAGGTCCgaaaaggaaagggaaggaaGATGAAGGAAGAGGATTTGGAAATTCCTGACCAAGAAGTTTCAAGTCAAAACGTCGAAGAAGAGGATACGGacacgagagaagaagaagaacaggacaTGACCGAAAAGAAAGACGAGGACGAAAGAGAACAGGTCGAGGAAATGGAGGAGATGAAAGAAGAGATTTTGGAAATTCCTGACCAAGAAGTTTCAAGTCAAAACGTCGAAGAAGAGGATACGGacacgagagaagaagaagaacaggacaTGACCGAAAAGAAAGACGAGGACGAAAGAGAACAGGTCGAGGAAATGGAGGGA GGATACGGacacgagagaagaagaagaacagacaTGACCGAAAAGAAAGACGAGGACGAAAGAGAACAGGTCGAGGAAATGGAGGAGATGAAACGAAGAGATTTTTGGAAATTCCTGACCGAACCAAGAAGTTTCAAGTCAAAACGTCGAAGAAGAGGATACGGacacgagagaagaagaagaacaggacaTGACGAAAAGAAAGACGAGACGAAAGAGAACAGGTCGGAGGAAATGGAGGAGATGAAAGAAGAGATTTTGGAAATTCCTGACCAAGATTTCAAGTCAAAACGTTCGAAGAATGAGGATACGGacacgagagaagaagaagaacaggacaTGACCGAAAAGAAAGACGAGGACGAAAGAGAACAGGTCGAGGAAATGGAGGAGATGAAAGAAGAGATTTTGGAAATTCCTGACCAAGAAGTTTCAA AAAGACGAGGAGAAAGACGGTCGAGGAAATGGATGATAAAGAAGAAGATTTTGGAAATTCCTGACCAAGAAGTTTCAAGTCAAAACGTCGAAGAAGAGGATACGGAcacgagagaagaggaagaacagGACATGAccgaaaagaaagaagaggacgAAAGAGAACAGGTCGAAGaaatggaggagaaggaggtgaACGAAGACGTTTTGGAAATTTCTGACCTAGAACTTTCAATCCAAACCACTTCAAAGGATGAGGAACCTGAATTTTGCCAAGAAGACACAGTCGACGAGGTCCCCCTTGAGGAGCCCCAAGAGGAATTGGAAGACGTAACcacgaaggaaaagaaagaagttAAATTAATCAGCGGAGACCTGTATGAATTCCCGCTGTCGACGAAGGAAAAGCGCATTCTGCGCAAAATATCAGGAGAGGTCCAGGAATTCATTAGATTCTACAACGTCCGCCTCGTCCTTCCCGAAGACGACAAGAAGGAAGTTGGTCATTTGGAGGGCGCTGAAAACCGCGTCGAAATGGCCTTCCTACACGTTCAAGAAATCCTTGACGAATACGAGAGGGAAGgacacgatgttgaagatgaagaagacctCGATAAGGAAGTACTTGCTCCCCCTCCTGAGGAATCGGAACAAGAGCCTGAACAGGGATTAAATTTCGCTGAAATCCTCAAGAGGGGTCGCCAGCctgagaagaaggagaaaaaccCGACTTTCTTCATCGTGCAGCGCAGAACTTTCCCCGTCATGGAAGAATGGCTGGAAGAGGAAGACGAGcacgaagacgaagacgaaagTTTGGATTTCGAAAGTGATTTAGAAAGTTTAGAGGAGGAAGAAGATTGTGAATTTGAAGAGGAAAGGCACAAGATCATTGTTGGCATATCGCTTCGAGAGGTTCCCGAAGACAATGGCCAGGGAGCCGTTAGAAGACGTTTGCGTAAATCTGTGCCAAGGCTTGTAAACCGTCTTCCTaatgaaggaaaagaagagaCTCAAGAGGAAAGAGTTCCTGTAGCAAAGGAGGAGGAACCAGATCATCAAGAGGAACAAGATCATCAAGAAGAAGAGGAACCACATCATCAAgaggaacaagaagaggaccaAGCCCCGACTCTAAAcaaggaagaggaaagaggttcTCTAGAGGTTCCTCTAGAGGAAAAAGGAGAAGAACATGATCTCACCCTGAAAGAAGAGGACGAACGAAATATCCAGcaggaagaaaatgaagaaattcctCCAGAAGAAAAGGAGTGTGGATCACAAGGAACGGAGGAAAAGATTCAGGAAGAACCAGAAAAGATGTCGAATGCTAACATGGCAAAGATTCTTCCTGAACAGAAAAGTACTGCCCCCGTTGCAAACTCAGTAAAAAAATAA